A region of the Deltaproteobacteria bacterium genome:
GTGGACTCACCCTGGTACCACAGCCTTTTATGCGATTCGTATTCCTCGGATCAGAGCTTTGCCTTAGGCTTCCTTCAGACCCCACCTCGCGGTGGACGCCCTTGCCCTCGGCTAGCAGTTTCCGCCATCAGGACCTGCAGGGGACTTCAACCCCCAAGCCGTTGCCCATGCCGGGCACACATGAACTACTATCGGCTGAAGCCGATAGCTTTAGGGGCCAAGGGTTCAGGGTTCAAGCGAAAATCATTTTACCTTTAATCCCATTACTGTCCAAAATAGAATTATTTTGCTGTTAAATAGAATTATTTTGCTGTTCATTTATAATAAAATCAGATGAATACCCATACATAACGTTTACTCTCAAATTCAGGTTCCTTTGCAGGTCAGCAGAAAGCAGACGCTTCGGATTTTCTCCGTAGCGGGCGTATTTCGGTCCTGAATCAGGACAGATGAAGGGCCAAAATCCGCAGTGAGCGAAGCCATGGAGGGCGGAGTGCTTGCCCGCCGGCTGTTTGGCGGGAACGTTAGCGAGGAGAACAAACAGCTCAGCCTCTGCTTGAAGCGGCAAACTCCTTATTAAAGCCATTGAAGTGGCTTTCTAATCGATGGACCCGGGTTCGGCTTATTCGAATTCGGCCACGAGAAAGGTATGATCGGAAGGCTTTGGTTTCAGCCGGGCCGCCGTGTCGACCCAGGCCTTGATGGATCTTTCGGCCAGGGGGGCCGTTGCGAGGATGTAATCGATCCGCCAGCCCATCTTCCTCTTCAGTGCGTTGGGGATGCGGTAGTCCCAGAAGGTGTAATGCCCTTCCCCCGGCTCGTGTTTCCTGAAAATATCCACCAGCCCCCAATCCAGGAACTCCCTCAGGATGGACTGCTCGTCGGGATGGAAACAGACCTCCCCCCGAAAGGCGTCCGGATCGTACACATCAATGTCCTCCAGGGCAATGTTGAAGTCCCCTGCCACCAGGAGGGGTCGGCCCGGATCATAGGTGGTCCTGATGTGGGCGAAAAGATCCTTTAACCACCGAAGCTTGTACTCGAACTTATCGGTGCCGACGGCATACCCCTGGGGAACATAGACGTTTACCACCGGGATATCCCTGACAACGGTACTGATGAACCTGGCCTGGGAATCCCCCTCTTCGTGCAGGTCCCGCCGAATCCCCTCCAGGGGATGACGGGATACGAGGGCAACCCCATTATAGGCCTTCTGGCCCCGAAAGGCCGTCCGATACCCGATCTCTTCAAAGACCCCTGCCGGGAAATCCTTATCCTGGACCTTGGTCTCCTGGAGGCAGAGGAGATCGGGGTTCCGTTTCTTCAGCCAGTCCAGGAGGATGGGCAAACGGGCCCGGATGGAATTGGTGTTGAACGTAGCGATGGTGAAAGGCATCATTTTTTCCCTCTCAGCACATTGCACTTGTTCGAAGTCGTTTCGACAATGGAGGCCGGATCTTCAGGATCGCCTCCAGCGGTGGATCACCCGATCACCCACGGCCACTGCCAGGTACACTGCCCCGGCCAGGGCTATGATGGTAGCCCCGGAAGGCAGGTCCGGGCCGTAGCTGACCATGATCCCCAGAGTAGTGAAGGATGCCGAAAAAAAAATGGAAAGGACCATCATCTGCCAGAGCCTCTTGGAAAAATGCCCGGCTATGGCTGCGGGCAGGGTGAGGAGCGCGATCACCATCACGATCCCCACCACCGTCACGAGGAGCACCACTGTCAGGGCGGTCATGCAGAGAAGCAGGATATAGTAGAACTCTACCCGGATTCCCCGGATCCTGGCAAACTCCTCGTCGAAACAGACGGCCAGCAAGGGGTTGTAGAAAAGGATCCCAACCAGGAGAATGAATACATCCAGACCGGCGATGAGCCACAGGTCATCCACTGAAACCATCAGGATGTTGCCGAAAAGATAACTCATGAGGTCCTCATTGTATCCCGGTGTCTTGAAGATAAAGAGAACGCCCACGGCCATTCCGATGGCCCACACGGCCCCGATCACCGTGTCTTCCCTCTGCCGTGCATTCAGGCTGACCATTCCTATGATGACGGCCGAAAGCAGGGCGGCCCCGACGGCCCCGTGTATGGGATTCAGCCATTGCCACCCGCAAACCGTCTCAAAATACCTTGCAGCCCCCATCCCCCCCAGCACGCTGTGGGCGATGGCCCCGGCGATGTAAGTGATCCTCCTCGTGACCACGTAACTCCCGATCATCCCGCAGGCAATG
Encoded here:
- the xth gene encoding exodeoxyribonuclease III, which gives rise to MPFTIATFNTNSIRARLPILLDWLKKRNPDLLCLQETKVQDKDFPAGVFEEIGYRTAFRGQKAYNGVALVSRHPLEGIRRDLHEEGDSQARFISTVVRDIPVVNVYVPQGYAVGTDKFEYKLRWLKDLFAHIRTTYDPGRPLLVAGDFNIALEDIDVYDPDAFRGEVCFHPDEQSILREFLDWGLVDIFRKHEPGEGHYTFWDYRIPNALKRKMGWRIDYILATAPLAERSIKAWVDTAARLKPKPSDHTFLVAEFE
- a CDS encoding metal ABC transporter permease, producing the protein MGEFLSDLESQAFLQYALLTGLLASIACGMIGSYVVTRRITYIAGAIAHSVLGGMGAARYFETVCGWQWLNPIHGAVGAALLSAVIIGMVSLNARQREDTVIGAVWAIGMAVGVLFIFKTPGYNEDLMSYLFGNILMVSVDDLWLIAGLDVFILLVGILFYNPLLAVCFDEEFARIRGIRVEFYYILLLCMTALTVVLLVTVVGIVMVIALLTLPAAIAGHFSKRLWQMMVLSIFFSASFTTLGIMVSYGPDLPSGATIIALAGAVYLAVAVGDRVIHRWRRS